Proteins encoded within one genomic window of Lactococcus garvieae:
- the tsaD gene encoding tRNA (adenosine(37)-N6)-threonylcarbamoyltransferase complex transferase subunit TsaD, whose protein sequence is MNDKYILAFETSCDETSVAVLKNGTELLSNVIASQVNSHKRFGGVVPEVASRHHVEQITACIDEALEQAGIQATDLTAVAVTEGPGLVGALLIGIMAAKTFAWANNLPLIPVNHMAGHLMAAALVDTIEYPAMALLVSGGHTELVYVESEGNYKKIGETRDDAAGEAYDKVGRVMGLTYPSGKEIDELAHKGEDTYAFPRAMMTAADGLEMSFSGLKSAFINLVHNAKQQGQDLVADDLENLAASFQAAVVDVLIAKTKRALAQYPAKTLIIGGGVSANQGLRERLATDMTDIKVIVPPLRLCGDNAGMIAAAASIEMEKGNFGDLSLNARPSLVFGDI, encoded by the coding sequence ATGAATGATAAATATATATTAGCTTTCGAGACCTCTTGTGATGAGACATCTGTTGCTGTTTTAAAAAATGGCACAGAACTACTTTCTAATGTTATTGCGAGTCAGGTGAATAGTCATAAACGTTTTGGAGGAGTCGTTCCTGAGGTGGCAAGTCGTCACCATGTGGAACAGATTACGGCTTGTATTGATGAAGCTCTAGAACAAGCAGGTATTCAAGCAACGGATCTTACAGCTGTGGCTGTGACGGAAGGCCCGGGACTTGTGGGTGCCTTGCTTATTGGTATTATGGCCGCAAAAACTTTTGCTTGGGCTAATAATTTGCCACTTATTCCTGTTAATCATATGGCTGGGCACCTTATGGCCGCAGCTTTGGTTGATACGATTGAATATCCAGCTATGGCCTTGCTCGTTAGTGGTGGACATACAGAGTTGGTGTATGTGGAATCTGAAGGTAACTACAAAAAAATAGGCGAAACACGGGATGATGCTGCAGGTGAAGCCTATGACAAGGTTGGTCGAGTGATGGGACTGACATATCCATCAGGAAAAGAAATTGACGAACTTGCGCATAAAGGCGAGGACACCTATGCTTTCCCACGTGCGATGATGACCGCAGCAGATGGTCTGGAAATGTCTTTCAGTGGCTTGAAATCTGCTTTTATAAATCTTGTGCATAACGCAAAACAGCAAGGGCAAGATTTAGTAGCAGATGATTTAGAAAATTTAGCAGCAAGTTTTCAAGCAGCTGTGGTAGATGTGCTGATTGCAAAAACAAAACGTGCACTTGCCCAGTATCCAGCCAAGACACTAATCATAGGTGGCGGAGTATCAGCCAATCAAGGCTTACGCGAACGTCTTGCTACAGATATGACCGATATCAAGGTTATCGTGCCTCCGCTCCGACTTTGCGGAGACAATGCTGGAATGATAGCAGCGGCAGCTTCGATTGAGATGGAAAAAGGGAATTTTGGAGACTTGTCTCTTAACGCACGTCCGAGTCTTGTCTTTGGTGATATATAA
- the rimI gene encoding ribosomal protein S18-alanine N-acetyltransferase: MNLKINRFDRHHSDAAEMAKKLKEVLEACYGQSPWSEPYLVGNLKTDTYFLAEVDGELVGFLSLQVIMDDMEITNLAVKPEFQSQKIASSLMNQIMNFSGTFFLEVRESNLPAQNLYKKYNFEQFHTRKNYYSHPTEDAILMRKIQ; this comes from the coding sequence ATGAACCTGAAAATTAATCGATTTGACCGTCACCATAGTGATGCTGCCGAAATGGCTAAAAAGTTAAAAGAAGTTTTGGAAGCTTGCTATGGACAATCACCTTGGTCTGAGCCATATCTTGTAGGAAATTTAAAAACGGACACTTATTTTTTAGCAGAAGTTGACGGAGAACTTGTTGGTTTTTTATCGCTCCAAGTTATTATGGATGATATGGAGATTACCAATCTTGCAGTGAAGCCAGAATTTCAAAGTCAAAAAATAGCCAGTTCTTTGATGAACCAGATAATGAACTTTTCTGGAACTTTCTTTTTAGAGGTCAGAGAGTCAAACTTACCGGCACAAAATTTATATAAAAAATATAATTTCGAGCAATTTCATACTCGAAAAAATTATTATTCGCACCCGACAGAAGATGCGATTCTAATGAGGAAGATACAATAA
- the rimI gene encoding ribosomal protein S18-alanine N-acetyltransferase, translated as MFKGFEPRRYINIDEVDLKSNIEGVDYRLAEREDIVEMLAIERDVYDGEVPWTFSHFEHEIVQEENAFFVSALIEGKLVGFIGIRLTERGKVVHITNLAVSVAHQGQGIGSTLVKQMVRLMTLLGKHQMTLEVRRDNTKAQGLYRRLGFTTGKLISEYYEDGGDAVWMSRQLRNEPEN; from the coding sequence ATGTTCAAAGGATTTGAACCACGTCGTTATATAAATATAGATGAAGTTGATTTAAAATCGAACATTGAAGGTGTCGACTATCGCTTGGCAGAACGTGAAGACATCGTTGAGATGCTGGCTATTGAGCGTGATGTTTATGATGGCGAAGTACCTTGGACTTTTTCACACTTTGAACATGAAATTGTTCAAGAAGAGAATGCTTTCTTTGTTTCTGCACTTATCGAGGGTAAGCTTGTGGGCTTTATCGGTATTCGTCTCACAGAACGGGGCAAAGTGGTACATATCACTAACTTGGCTGTTTCCGTGGCACATCAAGGTCAAGGGATTGGAAGTACTCTCGTGAAGCAAATGGTTCGCTTGATGACGCTTTTAGGCAAACATCAGATGACGCTTGAAGTTCGTCGTGACAATACAAAGGCCCAAGGACTCTATCGTCGTCTCGGTTTTACTACCGGAAAGCTCATCTCTGAATATTATGAAGATGGCGGAGATGCGGTATGGATGTCAAGGCAGTTGCGAAATGAACCTGAAAATTAA
- the tsaB gene encoding tRNA (adenosine(37)-N6)-threonylcarbamoyltransferase complex dimerization subunit type 1 TsaB, with the protein MKILAFDSSSKALSVALVDKDILLGEITLNLKKNHSTTLMTSIDFLMQQSAVEAKELDRIVVAQGPGSYTGLRLAATVGKTLAYSLNKEIVGVSSLLSIAKRLHTDKAIVPVVDARRGNAYAALYQGDQEVIAGQHCLFREFLEKLDKREPVIFTGETENFIVDIEAAGFESFEIIKDSQEKLPSAYQMALFGAKLEPVAVHGFAPNYLKKVEAEEKWLETHEEAENAADRYVQRI; encoded by the coding sequence GTGAAAATCTTAGCTTTTGACAGCTCTAGTAAGGCGCTATCTGTAGCACTTGTCGATAAGGATATCTTGTTGGGAGAAATCACCCTAAATTTAAAGAAAAATCACAGCACAACTCTGATGACTTCCATAGATTTTTTGATGCAACAATCTGCTGTGGAAGCGAAAGAGCTTGACCGTATCGTTGTGGCACAAGGTCCAGGCTCTTATACAGGTTTACGTTTGGCAGCAACAGTCGGTAAGACACTTGCTTATAGTTTAAATAAAGAGATTGTTGGTGTTTCAAGTCTTTTGTCAATTGCAAAAAGACTGCATACAGATAAGGCCATTGTACCTGTGGTGGATGCACGGCGAGGAAATGCTTACGCAGCTCTGTATCAAGGTGACCAAGAAGTGATTGCAGGACAACACTGTTTATTCCGCGAGTTTTTGGAAAAACTAGACAAGCGAGAGCCTGTTATATTTACTGGTGAAACAGAAAACTTTATTGTCGATATTGAAGCTGCTGGCTTTGAAAGTTTTGAAATTATCAAAGACAGTCAAGAAAAATTACCTTCGGCTTATCAGATGGCACTTTTTGGGGCAAAACTTGAGCCTGTAGCGGTTCATGGCTTTGCGCCAAATTATCTCAAAAAAGTTGAAGCAGAAGAGAAATGGTTGGAAACACATGAAGAAGCTGAAAATGCTGCTGACAGATATGTTCAAAGGATTTGA
- a CDS encoding RNA polymerase epsilon subunit: MIFKAFYQVDKTRSPRRETTEVLYLDLDVTDTREGVILARELLAANTDYHVEFIDSLSDEAVEYEKENGGLEITKF, translated from the coding sequence ATGATTTTCAAAGCATTTTACCAAGTCGATAAAACACGTTCACCACGTCGTGAAACAACAGAGGTACTCTACCTTGACCTTGATGTTACAGACACTCGTGAAGGTGTCATCTTAGCACGCGAACTTTTGGCTGCAAATACAGATTACCACGTTGAATTCATCGACTCACTTTCAGACGAAGCCGTTGAATATGAAAAAGAAAACGGTGGTCTTGAGATCACCAAATTTTAG
- the rnjA gene encoding ribonuclease J1, which produces MIKPLKINSEEVAVYAIGGLGEIGKNTYGVEYKDEIIIIDAGIKFPEDDLLGVDYVIPDYSYIVENIDRIKGLFITHGHEDHIGGIPFLLKQANIPIYAGPLSLALIRGKLEEHGLLRDAKLFEIHADSEIKFNNLSVNFFRTTHSIPEPLGIVVETPQGKIVATGDFKFDFTPVGEPADLHRMAALGEEGVLLLLSDSTNAEIPIFSHSEKVVGQNIMKIFERIEGRIIFASFASNIFRLQQAVDGAVKTGRKIVVFGRSMEKAIVNGLELGYIKAPKGTFIEPNEVNQYNSSELLIMCTGSQGEPMAALSRIANGMHRHITLQMGDTVVFSSNAIPGNTHGVNQLANTITEAGATVVYGKMNNIHTSGHGGQQEQKLMLRLIKPKYFMPVHGEYRMLKIHAGLAQDTGVPKENCFIFENGDVLALTADSARYADHFPASDTYVDGSGIGDVGNAVLHDRHELAEDGIVLAVATVDFKNKTVLAGPDMLSRGFIYMRESGDLIRNGQRVLFNAIREAMLNTENVNEAVVARAMREALAPFLYKQTERRPLIVPMIMTPDEEK; this is translated from the coding sequence ATGATTAAACCACTTAAAATTAACTCCGAGGAAGTCGCAGTTTACGCCATAGGCGGGCTGGGCGAAATCGGTAAAAATACTTACGGTGTTGAATATAAAGATGAAATCATTATTATTGATGCCGGAATAAAATTCCCTGAAGATGATCTTTTGGGTGTTGACTATGTTATCCCTGACTATAGCTACATTGTCGAAAATATCGATCGTATCAAAGGTCTCTTCATCACTCACGGACACGAAGACCACATTGGTGGTATACCTTTCCTCCTGAAACAAGCAAATATCCCTATTTATGCAGGACCGCTCTCGCTTGCTCTCATTCGTGGAAAGCTAGAAGAACATGGACTTTTGCGTGACGCAAAACTTTTCGAAATCCATGCAGACAGCGAAATCAAGTTTAACAACTTAAGCGTTAACTTCTTCCGTACTACCCACTCAATTCCAGAACCTTTAGGAATTGTCGTTGAAACTCCACAAGGTAAAATTGTTGCTACAGGGGACTTCAAATTTGACTTTACTCCTGTAGGCGAGCCTGCTGATTTACACCGCATGGCCGCCCTCGGTGAAGAAGGAGTTCTACTGCTTCTTTCTGATTCAACAAATGCAGAAATCCCAATCTTCTCTCATTCTGAAAAGGTTGTTGGACAAAACATCATGAAGATCTTTGAACGCATCGAAGGACGTATCATTTTCGCCTCATTTGCTTCAAACATCTTCCGTTTGCAACAAGCTGTTGATGGAGCTGTCAAGACTGGCCGTAAAATCGTCGTCTTCGGCCGTTCTATGGAAAAAGCCATTGTAAATGGTTTGGAACTTGGGTACATCAAAGCTCCTAAAGGGACTTTCATTGAGCCAAACGAAGTAAATCAATACAACTCTAGTGAACTTCTTATTATGTGTACCGGCTCGCAAGGTGAGCCTATGGCTGCACTTAGCCGTATCGCTAACGGTATGCACCGTCATATCACCCTCCAAATGGGGGATACAGTTGTCTTCTCATCTAATGCCATCCCAGGTAATACTCATGGTGTAAACCAGTTGGCTAACACCATTACGGAAGCTGGCGCAACTGTTGTTTACGGTAAAATGAACAACATCCATACTTCAGGACATGGCGGACAGCAAGAGCAAAAATTAATGCTTCGTTTGATTAAGCCAAAATACTTTATGCCTGTCCACGGTGAATACCGCATGCTTAAGATTCATGCTGGCTTAGCACAAGATACAGGTGTACCAAAAGAAAATTGCTTTATTTTTGAAAATGGGGACGTTCTTGCGTTGACTGCAGACTCCGCACGTTATGCTGATCACTTCCCGGCTTCTGATACTTACGTGGATGGTTCAGGTATTGGTGATGTAGGTAATGCAGTTCTGCATGACCGTCATGAGCTTGCTGAAGATGGAATCGTGCTTGCTGTCGCAACTGTGGACTTCAAAAACAAAACGGTCCTTGCAGGCCCTGACATGTTGAGCCGTGGATTTATCTACATGCGTGAATCTGGCGATTTAATTCGTAACGGACAGCGCGTACTCTTTAATGCAATCCGTGAGGCAATGTTGAACACAGAAAATGTCAACGAAGCTGTTGTTGCTCGGGCGATGCGTGAGGCTCTCGCGCCATTCCTTTATAAACAAACAGAACGCCGTCCTCTAATCGTACCAATGATTATGACCCCTGACGAAGAAAAATAA
- a CDS encoding VanZ family protein, whose translation MHKFSKIIFSYYLFFLFWGILFKFNITDTISVAQNFPTYSLNLSPFNASGGRLEVIFNILIFIPFGYYLSVLSDKKSLLGKVSTIFFISLLVEVLQFIFGIGASDITDIITNTSGGLLGLLLFQTVKRTKAGQDFINILIACVLAFSTFLLLSH comes from the coding sequence ATGCACAAATTCTCCAAAATCATCTTCAGTTACTACCTCTTCTTCTTATTTTGGGGAATTCTTTTTAAATTTAACATTACCGATACGATAAGTGTGGCTCAGAATTTCCCCACATACAGCCTTAACCTCTCACCTTTCAATGCTTCAGGCGGTCGTTTAGAGGTCATTTTTAATATTCTTATTTTTATACCTTTTGGTTATTACCTCAGTGTGTTATCAGATAAGAAATCTTTATTGGGAAAAGTTTCCACCATTTTCTTCATTAGTTTGCTTGTCGAAGTCCTTCAGTTTATTTTTGGGATTGGAGCCAGTGATATAACAGATATAATAACAAATACTTCTGGAGGTTTGTTAGGCCTTTTACTTTTTCAAACCGTCAAAAGAACAAAAGCGGGCCAAGATTTTATCAATATCCTTATTGCTTGTGTACTTGCTTTTTCTACTTTCCTCCTTCTTTCTCACTAA
- the add gene encoding adenosine deaminase: MLNPETIALMPKVELHCHLDGSLSLACIKQLANNIGQDLNMSDEEILRHTQAPEMTQNLLEYLERFDFVLPLLQSYVNLELAAYDVARQAAEENVKYIEIRFAPGQHLEKNLRLEEAVEAVIEGLARAEEDFDIVANVLVCGLRQVPVKDLEKLLPLFDGINDEHLVGFDLAGDEVNYPQIKFKNLLEKVTSRGVQVTLHAGECPGCEQNIIDSVEMGATRIGHGVMSKDLTDYKKILIERGIVLEMAPTSNFQTKAINEVGEYPFMDLYKQGIHVTINTDNRTVSATNLQNEYEKIAEWYDFQVSDFERINHYAIDGAFISEDERELLHQRFKEEYAKIEKAD; encoded by the coding sequence ATGCTGAATCCAGAAACAATCGCTTTAATGCCAAAAGTTGAACTTCATTGTCATCTCGATGGTTCTCTTAGCTTGGCTTGTATCAAGCAACTTGCTAATAATATAGGGCAAGACTTGAATATGAGTGATGAAGAGATATTGCGCCACACACAAGCTCCAGAGATGACCCAGAATCTTCTAGAATATTTAGAGCGTTTTGATTTTGTCCTCCCTTTACTTCAAAGCTATGTGAATTTAGAACTGGCAGCTTATGATGTCGCACGTCAAGCTGCGGAAGAAAATGTGAAGTATATTGAAATTCGCTTTGCGCCAGGTCAACATTTAGAAAAAAACTTAAGACTCGAAGAAGCGGTAGAAGCTGTTATTGAGGGTTTGGCACGTGCAGAGGAAGACTTTGATATTGTAGCCAATGTGTTGGTATGCGGTTTGCGCCAAGTTCCAGTGAAAGATCTAGAAAAACTTCTCCCACTCTTTGATGGAATCAATGATGAGCATTTAGTTGGTTTTGATTTGGCCGGAGACGAGGTCAATTACCCACAAATCAAGTTCAAAAACTTGCTTGAGAAAGTAACAAGCCGTGGGGTACAAGTGACGCTGCACGCGGGAGAGTGTCCAGGCTGTGAGCAAAATATCATCGACTCTGTCGAGATGGGAGCGACACGTATCGGCCATGGTGTAATGAGTAAGGATCTTACAGACTATAAAAAAATTCTGATTGAGCGGGGCATTGTTTTAGAAATGGCACCTACAAGTAATTTTCAGACGAAAGCTATCAACGAGGTGGGGGAATATCCCTTTATGGACCTTTACAAGCAAGGAATTCATGTGACAATCAATACAGATAATCGTACGGTGAGCGCTACAAACCTGCAAAATGAATATGAAAAAATTGCAGAATGGTATGATTTTCAAGTAAGCGACTTTGAAAGAATTAATCACTACGCTATTGATGGCGCCTTTATTAGTGAAGACGAAAGGGAACTGTTGCATCAGAGGTTTAAAGAAGAGTACGCTAAAATAGAAAAAGCTGACTAA
- a CDS encoding Tex family protein, protein MENTQKIAEMLNIKSSQVQKVLELTAEGNTVPFIARYRKEVTGSLDEVEIKRIIDENDSLTKLADRKTTVLTKIEEQGKLTATLKAQIQAAEKLSEVEDLYLPYKEKRRTKATVAKENGLFPLAQLIVKNAANIEAEAENFTNETFATPAKALQGAMDILAEAISEDAKLRSWLLSEVKQNSLLESSLKDASLDDKKVFQIYYEFAEKVSELPNHRVLALNRGEKMGILSVKFDNNEDKILRFFENRFAARNNKYMSLAIKEAVKKKLLPAMERAVRAELTEKAEDAAIEVFGENLKNLLLVAPLKGRTVMGFDPAYRTGAKLAIVDATGKLLTTTVIYPVKPANARQIAQAKKDLAELISTYKVDMIAIGNGTASRESEAFVAEVLKENSLSDVFYVIVSESGASVYSASELAREEFPDLTVEKRSAISIARRLQDPLAELVKIEPKAIGVGQYQHDVAEKKLTENLDFVVETVVNQVGVNVNTASPALLSHVAGFNKTLATNVVKFREENGALASRSQLKKVPRLGAKAFEQAAGFLRIPEAKNFLDNTGVHPESYKVVENLLKKLGISELDEHSAEVLKKVNIKEMSEELHVGRETLTDIISDLTKPGRDLRDNFDAPILRQDILSAGDLRVGQKLEGAVRNVVDFGAFVDIGIKNDGLIHVSDLSKNFVKNPHEVVAVGQIVTVWVKSIDKERGKINLTLVEPREQ, encoded by the coding sequence ATGGAAAATACGCAAAAAATAGCCGAAATGTTAAATATTAAAAGTTCTCAAGTACAAAAAGTGCTTGAACTTACAGCAGAAGGTAATACGGTACCTTTCATCGCCCGTTATCGAAAAGAAGTAACTGGAAGTCTTGATGAAGTCGAAATAAAGAGAATCATTGACGAAAATGACAGCTTAACTAAACTTGCGGATCGTAAGACAACAGTACTGACTAAAATAGAAGAGCAAGGGAAATTAACTGCCACACTCAAAGCACAAATTCAAGCGGCTGAGAAGCTTTCTGAAGTTGAAGATCTCTATCTTCCTTATAAAGAAAAACGTCGCACAAAGGCAACTGTAGCTAAAGAAAATGGTCTTTTTCCTCTCGCTCAACTTATTGTGAAGAACGCAGCAAATATTGAAGCGGAAGCTGAAAACTTTACAAATGAAACTTTTGCGACACCCGCAAAAGCCCTCCAAGGTGCGATGGATATCTTAGCTGAAGCAATCTCAGAGGATGCGAAGTTACGGAGCTGGCTTTTGAGTGAAGTGAAACAGAACAGCTTGCTTGAGAGCAGTCTTAAAGATGCAAGCTTAGATGATAAAAAAGTTTTCCAAATCTATTATGAATTTGCAGAAAAAGTATCTGAACTGCCAAACCATCGTGTTCTTGCTCTTAATCGTGGTGAAAAGATGGGAATCCTTTCTGTAAAATTTGACAATAATGAGGATAAAATTCTCCGCTTTTTTGAAAATCGCTTTGCGGCTCGTAATAATAAGTACATGAGCTTAGCCATCAAAGAAGCGGTTAAAAAGAAACTCCTCCCTGCTATGGAACGTGCTGTCCGTGCAGAGTTAACAGAAAAAGCTGAAGATGCAGCGATTGAAGTTTTTGGTGAAAACTTGAAAAACCTTCTTTTAGTTGCTCCGCTAAAAGGACGTACAGTGATGGGCTTTGACCCCGCTTATCGCACAGGTGCAAAATTAGCCATTGTTGATGCGACGGGTAAACTTTTAACGACCACCGTTATCTACCCTGTTAAGCCTGCAAATGCAAGACAAATAGCTCAAGCAAAGAAAGATTTGGCCGAACTTATATCTACTTATAAAGTAGATATGATTGCTATTGGTAACGGTACGGCTAGTCGTGAATCAGAAGCTTTTGTTGCAGAAGTCTTAAAAGAAAATAGCCTATCAGACGTTTTCTATGTTATTGTGAGCGAGTCTGGGGCTTCCGTTTATTCTGCTTCAGAGTTGGCACGTGAAGAATTTCCGGATTTAACTGTTGAAAAACGTTCAGCAATCTCCATCGCCCGACGTTTGCAAGATCCCTTAGCTGAGTTAGTAAAGATTGAACCAAAAGCTATTGGTGTCGGACAATATCAACATGATGTGGCAGAGAAAAAGCTGACTGAAAATCTAGACTTCGTCGTGGAGACAGTTGTTAACCAAGTGGGTGTAAATGTAAATACAGCTAGTCCTGCACTTCTTTCACACGTAGCTGGTTTTAACAAAACACTCGCCACTAATGTTGTCAAATTCCGTGAAGAAAATGGCGCACTAGCGAGCCGAAGCCAGCTGAAGAAAGTCCCACGCTTAGGTGCGAAAGCCTTTGAGCAAGCCGCAGGTTTCCTCAGAATCCCTGAAGCAAAGAACTTCTTGGATAACACAGGGGTGCATCCAGAATCTTATAAGGTTGTGGAGAACTTACTTAAGAAGCTTGGCATATCTGAACTCGATGAGCATTCTGCCGAAGTTTTGAAAAAGGTAAATATTAAAGAAATGTCTGAAGAACTTCATGTAGGTCGTGAAACTTTGACCGACATTATCTCTGACTTAACCAAACCAGGACGCGATTTACGTGATAACTTTGATGCACCAATCTTGCGTCAAGATATCCTCTCTGCTGGCGATTTACGTGTAGGGCAAAAACTTGAAGGTGCTGTTCGGAATGTTGTGGATTTTGGTGCTTTTGTTGATATTGGCATTAAAAATGACGGCTTGATACACGTTTCTGACTTGAGTAAGAATTTCGTGAAAAATCCCCATGAGGTTGTGGCTGTTGGACAGATCGTAACTGTATGGGTGAAGTCGATTGATAAAGAACGCGGAAAAATTAATCTAACTTTAGTTGAGCCTCGTGAACAATAA
- a CDS encoding nitroreductase family protein, giving the protein MEYIELAKARHAVKKFDTKKVPLEDIKDIIKTASLAPSGINIQSWHFVVIDSVEARAALLKEVNPSNHEQIKTAGGLIMIFADSHYVERLELISERAKDELNDLETERFTKRYQAYVSNFDSEYLNTYMSTTTGLVTMNLLYAIYDKGYKANVVLGYKRSEKINEILNIDKKFRPELIIPFGTSDETGKASFRLGLEDIMDIR; this is encoded by the coding sequence ATGGAATATATAGAATTAGCCAAGGCACGTCATGCTGTAAAAAAATTTGACACTAAAAAAGTACCTTTAGAAGATATCAAAGACATTATTAAAACGGCCAGTTTAGCCCCTTCTGGTATCAATATCCAGAGTTGGCATTTTGTCGTTATTGATTCCGTTGAAGCAAGAGCTGCTCTTTTAAAAGAAGTCAACCCTTCAAACCATGAACAAATTAAGACCGCTGGCGGACTTATCATGATTTTTGCTGACAGCCACTACGTAGAGCGATTAGAACTCATTAGTGAACGCGCAAAGGATGAGCTCAATGACCTCGAAACCGAACGCTTCACCAAGCGCTATCAAGCTTATGTGAGCAACTTTGACTCCGAATATCTTAACACCTATATGTCAACAACGACAGGTTTAGTCACTATGAATCTCCTTTATGCCATCTATGATAAAGGTTATAAGGCGAATGTCGTTCTTGGCTATAAACGCTCAGAAAAGATAAATGAGATTCTCAATATTGATAAAAAATTCCGCCCAGAGCTCATCATTCCTTTTGGAACTTCCGATGAAACGGGGAAAGCCAGTTTCCGTTTAGGACTTGAGGATATTATGGATATTCGTTAA
- a CDS encoding helix-turn-helix domain-containing protein: MVDRKAKNDLEYPLFLYKKEAAEMMGVSIPWFDGNIAHCPGLPKVKIGTEIRYPRDSFINWIGQNWERFK, encoded by the coding sequence ATGGTAGACAGAAAAGCAAAAAACGATTTAGAATACCCTCTGTTTTTATATAAGAAAGAAGCGGCCGAGATGATGGGTGTTAGTATCCCTTGGTTTGATGGAAATATTGCACATTGTCCAGGATTACCTAAAGTAAAAATTGGAACGGAAATAAGATATCCACGGGATTCATTTATTAATTGGATAGGTCAAAATTGGGAGCGATTTAAGTAA
- a CDS encoding sigma-70 family RNA polymerase sigma factor, giving the protein MTKHKFLIRFYLLGILEESTSRAEKFVERFGGNDANIKKNRQTIDKLDEIFNSLTEQVRNLIRLRFVDELEIKYVAEQTGLTYNKVYSLCADPIREVKKLAKEYYKK; this is encoded by the coding sequence ATGACAAAGCATAAATTTTTGATACGGTTCTATTTGCTGGGTATATTAGAAGAATCTACTAGCCGAGCAGAGAAGTTTGTCGAGCGATTTGGAGGTAATGATGCCAATATCAAGAAGAACCGACAGACCATTGACAAACTAGATGAGATATTTAATTCACTGACTGAGCAGGTACGCAACCTTATACGTTTAAGATTTGTGGACGAGTTAGAGATTAAGTACGTTGCAGAACAAACAGGGCTAACTTATAACAAAGTTTATAGCTTATGTGCTGATCCTATTCGAGAAGTTAAGAAGTTGGCTAAAGAGTATTACAAGAAATAA
- a CDS encoding DUF1655 domain-containing protein, producing MTQFISIDEAKKLFNKCLLKARHHIEVDDNTDKLFDGRTIVTFTFLGDGYQVELSEV from the coding sequence ATGACACAATTTATAAGCATAGATGAAGCAAAAAAATTATTCAATAAGTGTTTATTGAAAGCACGCCACCATATCGAAGTAGACGACAACACAGACAAGCTGTTTGACGGCAGAACCATTGTTACATTTACATTCTTAGGGGATGGTTACCAAGTGGAGTTATCGGAGGTGTAA
- a CDS encoding helix-turn-helix transcriptional regulator produces MGYCNKVKGYRNMLGLTQQQLGKQLGISKQTYHNKEKEKTSFTDSEKVAFKKLLVPLFPEITIEDIFFN; encoded by the coding sequence ATGGGGTATTGCAATAAGGTAAAGGGTTACAGAAACATGTTAGGACTTACTCAACAGCAATTGGGGAAACAATTAGGTATTAGTAAACAAACTTATCATAACAAGGAGAAAGAAAAAACATCTTTTACTGATTCTGAAAAAGTTGCATTTAAAAAATTACTAGTACCACTATTTCCAGAAATTACAATAGAAGATATTTTTTTTAATTAA